In a single window of the Arachis hypogaea cultivar Tifrunner chromosome 6, arahy.Tifrunner.gnm2.J5K5, whole genome shotgun sequence genome:
- the LOC112695537 gene encoding uncharacterized protein isoform X2 — MTAPPPTEIVKPETNKEPPPPSPPEEPQPGFESLICKVSIHCQGCARKVKKVLQNIDGIYNIDIDLRQQKVTVKGIVDNEIMIKQLNKTGKHAELWPDTVEPKKKKKKKKKKKKKDPNSSSQQNKEKQSDQESGDESNQSGEENDQKETAKLIVQDAAKNKVLEGGATNGKIGAHYPEPKPEMRQTVMFPAGYPPPPMAEKKVTIAVHGNDENEIGGGDRKVRMKGVTVLDDSNHHHMAPNESLPRHHHTCYQHPPPHYYAPTPSMYNVSYHTAYPNAKRHGAATAYYTSTQPHSDGHVTEMDPSPYDLEPYYYTYTSLPSYNSFEFLSDENPNGCNIV; from the exons ATGACGGCACCACCTCCAACAGAAATAGTAAAACCCGAAACTAATAAAGAACCACCACCACCGTCACCACCAGAAGAACCACAACCGGGTTTCGAATCTCTCATATGCAAG GTCTCAATTCACTGTCAAGGTTGTGCAAGAAAAGTTAAGAAAGTTTTACAAAACATAGATG GTATTTATAACATAGACATCGATTTGAGGCAACAAAAGGTTACAGTAAAAGGGATAGTGGACAACGAGATTATGATCAAACAATTGAACAAGACAGGAAAGCATGCAGAGTTGTGGCCAGATACTGTAGaaccgaaaaagaagaagaaaaagaaaaagaagaaaaagaagaaggatccTAATAGTTCTTCACAGCAGAACAAAGAGAAACAGAGTGACCAAGAAAGCGGGGACGAAAGCAACCAGAGCGGCGAGGAAAATGATCAAAAAGAAACTGCTAAGCTCATTGTTCAAGACGCAGCAAAAAATAAGGTCCTGGAAGGTGGCGCCACCAACGGCAAAATCGGTGCGCATTACCCAGAACCAAAGCCGGAGATGAGGCAGACGGTGATGTTCCCAGCCGGTTATCCCCCACCGCCAATGGCAGAGAAAAAGGTTACTATCGCCGTCCATGGAAATGACGAAAATGAGATTGGCGGTGGAGACAGAAAGGTGAGAATGAAAGGTGTAACAGTTCTTGATGATTCGAACCACCACCACATGGCACCCAACGAAAGTCTACCACGTCATCATCACACCTGTTATCAGCATCCACCACCACATTACTATGCACCCACACCTTCGATGTATAACGTGAGCTATCATACAGCATATCCTAATGCCAAGAGGCACGGTGCAGCTACTGCTTATTATACCTCCACACAACCGCATTCAGACGGTCACGTAACAGAGATGGATCCTTCACCATACGATTTAGAACCATATTATTATACTTATACATCCTTACCGTCATATAATTCCTTCGAGTTCTTAAGTGATGAAAATCCAAACGGATGTAACATCGTATGA
- the LOC112695537 gene encoding uncharacterized protein isoform X1, producing the protein MTAPPPTEIVKPETNKEPPPPSPPEEPQPGFESLICKTVVLKVSIHCQGCARKVKKVLQNIDGIYNIDIDLRQQKVTVKGIVDNEIMIKQLNKTGKHAELWPDTVEPKKKKKKKKKKKKKDPNSSSQQNKEKQSDQESGDESNQSGEENDQKETAKLIVQDAAKNKVLEGGATNGKIGAHYPEPKPEMRQTVMFPAGYPPPPMAEKKVTIAVHGNDENEIGGGDRKVRMKGVTVLDDSNHHHMAPNESLPRHHHTCYQHPPPHYYAPTPSMYNVSYHTAYPNAKRHGAATAYYTSTQPHSDGHVTEMDPSPYDLEPYYYTYTSLPSYNSFEFLSDENPNGCNIV; encoded by the exons ATGACGGCACCACCTCCAACAGAAATAGTAAAACCCGAAACTAATAAAGAACCACCACCACCGTCACCACCAGAAGAACCACAACCGGGTTTCGAATCTCTCATATGCAAG ACTGTTGTATTGAAGGTCTCAATTCACTGTCAAGGTTGTGCAAGAAAAGTTAAGAAAGTTTTACAAAACATAGATG GTATTTATAACATAGACATCGATTTGAGGCAACAAAAGGTTACAGTAAAAGGGATAGTGGACAACGAGATTATGATCAAACAATTGAACAAGACAGGAAAGCATGCAGAGTTGTGGCCAGATACTGTAGaaccgaaaaagaagaagaaaaagaaaaagaagaaaaagaagaaggatccTAATAGTTCTTCACAGCAGAACAAAGAGAAACAGAGTGACCAAGAAAGCGGGGACGAAAGCAACCAGAGCGGCGAGGAAAATGATCAAAAAGAAACTGCTAAGCTCATTGTTCAAGACGCAGCAAAAAATAAGGTCCTGGAAGGTGGCGCCACCAACGGCAAAATCGGTGCGCATTACCCAGAACCAAAGCCGGAGATGAGGCAGACGGTGATGTTCCCAGCCGGTTATCCCCCACCGCCAATGGCAGAGAAAAAGGTTACTATCGCCGTCCATGGAAATGACGAAAATGAGATTGGCGGTGGAGACAGAAAGGTGAGAATGAAAGGTGTAACAGTTCTTGATGATTCGAACCACCACCACATGGCACCCAACGAAAGTCTACCACGTCATCATCACACCTGTTATCAGCATCCACCACCACATTACTATGCACCCACACCTTCGATGTATAACGTGAGCTATCATACAGCATATCCTAATGCCAAGAGGCACGGTGCAGCTACTGCTTATTATACCTCCACACAACCGCATTCAGACGGTCACGTAACAGAGATGGATCCTTCACCATACGATTTAGAACCATATTATTATACTTATACATCCTTACCGTCATATAATTCCTTCGAGTTCTTAAGTGATGAAAATCCAAACGGATGTAACATCGTATGA